From a region of the Nothobranchius furzeri strain GRZ-AD chromosome 12, NfurGRZ-RIMD1, whole genome shotgun sequence genome:
- the LOC107396444 gene encoding spectrin beta chain, non-erythrocytic 1 isoform X2: MTSVAAEFDHMEIQQQYSDGVNNRWDADDWDNENSSARLFERSRIKALADEREAVQKKTFTKWVNSHLSRVSCRITDLYMDLRDGRMLIKLLEVLSGERLPKPTKGRMRIHCLENVDKALQFLKEQRVHLENMGSHDIVDGNHRLTLGLIWTIILRFQIQDISVETEDNKEKKSAKDALLLWCQMKTAGYPNVNIHNFTTSWRDGMAFNALIHKHRPDLIDFDKLKKSNAHYNLQNAFNLAEHHLGLTKLLDPEDISVDHPDEKSIITYVVTYYHYFSKMKALKVEGKRIGKVLDNAIETEKMIEKYESLASDLLEWIEQTIIILNNRKFANSLVGVQQQLQAFNTYRTVEKPPKFTEKGNLEVLLFTIQSKMRANNQKVYTPREGKLISDINKAWERLEKAEHERELALRTELIRQEKLEQLARRFDRKAAMRETWLSENQRLVSQDNFGFDLQAVEAATKKHEAIETDIAAYEERVQAVVAVAKELEAESYHDIKRITARKDNVIRLWEYLLELLKARRLRLEQNLGLQRVFQEMLYIMDWMDEMKMLLLSQDYGKHLLGVEDLLQKHALVEADIGIQADRVRNVNSNAQKFAADTDGYKPCDPQIIRDRVTHMEFCYQELTQLAAERRARLEESRRLWKFFWEMAEEEGWIREKEQILSSEDYGKDLTGAVRLLSQHKAFEDEMSGRAAHLQQTIRQGQELVADNHFGAEKIKERIQDIQEQWAALERLSAVRKARLQEACNQHQFQADADDIDTWMLDVLRIVSSVDVGHDEFSTQALVKKHKDVAEEIGSYRPVIDALHEQARTLPPEKAGSEEVQNRLAGIEERYKEVAELTRLRKQALQDALSLYKMLSEARACELWIDEKEQWLNSTEIPEKLEDLEVVQHRFESLEPEMNSQASRVAVVNQVARQLVHSGHPSEKEIKAQQDKLNTRWSQFRDLVDQKKENLNSALGVQNYHLECNETKSWIKEKTKVIESTQELGNDLAGVMALQRKLTGMERDLVAIEDKLSDLGKEAERLGSEHAEQSKAIKERLSEITGVWGEMKDSLKNREESLGEASKLQQFLRDLDDFQSWLSRTQTAIASEDMPNTLAEAEKLLAQHEGIKNEVRNYEEDYQKMRDMGEMVTQGQTDAQYMFLRQRLQALDTGWNELHKMWENRQNLLSQSHAYQLFLRDTKQAEAFLNNQEYVLAHTEMPTTLEAAEAAIKKQEDFMTTMDANEEKISGVVDTGRRLVTDGNVNAERIQEKVDSIDQRHKKNRHAANDLLTRLKDNRDLQKFLQDCQELSLWINEKMLTAQDMSYDEARNLHSKWLKHQAFMAELQSNKEWLDKINKEGQTLMSEKPDTEAMVKEKLSSLTTMWADLESTTQTKAKCLFDANKAELFTQSCADLDKWMAALDGQLQSDDYGKDLTSVNILLKKQQMLESQVEVRQKEVEELQKQSQALSQEGKGSEEVDGQRISVEKKFHALQAPLKNRRDNLMASREIHQFNRDVEDEILWVEERMALATSTDHGHNLQTVQLLIKKNQTLQKEIQGHQPRYDDIFERSQHILREGSPTAELIRQRLTDLQSLWDQMKKETEKRHARLSEAHEAQQYYFDAAEAEAWMSEQELYMMSEEKAKDEQSSVAMLKKHQILEQAVEDYADTVHQLSSTSRGLVAAEHPDSERIGMRQSQVDKLYAGLKDLAEERRGKLDERFRLFQLNREVDDLEQWIAEREVVAGSHELGQDYEHVTMLQERFREFARDTGNIGQERVDGVNRLADDLINSGHGDAATIAEWKDGLNEAWADLLELIDTRTQILAASYELHKFYHDAKEILNRILDKHKKLPEELGRDQNTVETLQRMHTTFEHDIQALGTQVRQLQEDAVRLQSAYAGDKADDIQKREGEVLEAWRNLLEAAEGRRVKLVDTGDKFRFFGMVRDLMLWMEDVTRLIEAQEKPRDVSSVELLMNNHQGIKAEIDARNDSFTSCIELGKALLARKHYASEEIKEKLLQLTDKRKEMIDKWEDRWEWLRLVLEVHQFSRDAGVAEAWLLGQEPYLSSREIGQNVDEVEKLIKRHEAFEKSAATWEERFSALERLTTMELLEVRRRQEEEEKKRQPDEAQAADAAAQRREGEPVSQNGLQSEQESPRDAVDGGDVVNGVSEPSPSGSPGASRKSKPSQAATLPAKTQQDAPTSQLEAFLHRKHEWEGHNKKASNRSWHNVYCVINNQEMGFYKDQKSASQGIPYHSEIPVSLKDAVCEVAVDYKKKRHVFKLKVTDGNEYLFQAKDDEEMNTWISTISAAVAGVEKSEVTPSSHSTPAPAARAQTLPASVATTTAAESSPGKREKDKEKRFSLFSKKK, translated from the exons ATGAGCGCGAGGCCGTCCAGAAGAAGACCTTCACTAAGTGGGTCAACTCCCACCTGTCCCGGGTTTCCTGCAGAATCACAGACCTGTACATGGACCTGAGGGATGGACGCATGCTCATCAAGCTGCTGGAAGTTCTGTCTGGAGAGAGACTG CCCAAACCCACGAAGGGTCGGATGAGGATCCACTGTCTGGAGAATGTTGATAAAGCTCTACAGTTCCTGAAGGAGCAGAGGGTCCACCTGGAGAACATGGGTTCTCACGACATTGTGGATGGGAACCACCGACTGACTCTGGGCCTCATCTGGACCATCATCCTTCGCTTCCAG ATTCAGGACATCAGTGTGGAGACGGAGGACAACAAGGAGAAGAAGTCTGCTAAAGATGCTCTGCTGCTCTGGTGTCAGATGAAAACTGCTGG ATATCCAAACGTCAACATCCATAACTTCACCACCAGCTGGAGAGACGGGATGGCCTTCAACGCTCTGATCCACAAACACAG GCCCGACCTGATCGACTTTGATAAACTGAAGAAATCGAACGCTCACTACAACCTGCAGAATGCCTTCAACCTGGCTGAGCATCACCTCGGGCTCACCAAGCTGCTGGACCCCGAAG acatcAGCGTGGACCACCCTGATGAGAAATCCATCATCACCTACGTGGTCACCTACTACCACTACTTCTCCAAGATGAAGGCACTGAAGGTGGAGGGGAAGAGAATCGGCAAG GTTCTGGATAATGCCATTGAGACGGAGAAGATGATTGAGAAGTACGAGTCTCTGGCGTCCGACCTGCTGGAGTGGATCGAAcagaccatcatcatcctcaacaACAGGAAATTCGCCAACTCTCTGGTTGGAgtccagcagcagctgcaggccTTCAACACCTACCGGACCGTGGAGAAACCACCAAA GTTCACAGAGAAAGGAAACCTGGAGGTTCTTCTGTTCACCATCCAGAGTAAAATGAGAGCCAACAATCAGAAGGTTTACACTCCTCGAGAGGGGAAGCTCATCTCTGACATCAACAAG GCGTGGGAGCGTCTGGAGAAGGCGGAGCATGAGCGTGAGCTGGCGCTGAGGACAGAGCTGATTCGTCAGGAGAAACTAGAGCAGCTCGCCCGGCGATTCGACCGTAAAGCCGCCATGAGGGAGACGTGGCTGAGCGAGAACCAGAGACTGGTCTCACAG GATAACTTTGGATTTGACCTCCAAGCTGTTGAAGCCGCCACCAAGAAGCACGAAGCCATAGAAACGGACATCGCCGCCTACGAGGAGCGAGTCCAG GCCGTGGTTGCCGTGGCGAAGGAGCTGGAGGCGGAGAGTTACCATGACATCAAACGCATCACGGCCAGGAAGGACAACGTGATCCGTCTGTGGGAGTACCTGCTGGAGCTGCTGAAAGCCCGCAGActgaggctggagcagaacctgggcctgcagagagtcttcCAGGAGATGCTCTACATCATGGACTGGATGGACGAGATGAAG ATGCTGCTGCTCTCCCAGGATTATGGGAAACACCTGCTGGGGGTGGAGGACCTGCTGCAGAAACACGCTCTGGTGGAGGCTGACATCGGCATCCAGGCCGACCGGGTCCGAAACGTCAACAGCAACGCTCAGAAGTTCGCTGCAGACACCGACG gtTACAAACCCTGTGATCCTCAGATCATCAGGGACCGGGTCACTCACATGGAGTTCTGCTACCAGGAGCTGACTCAGCTGGCAGCTGAGCGGCGAGCTCGCCTCGAGGAGTCCCGACGCCTGTGGAAGTTCTTCTGGGAGATGGCCGAGGAG GAAGGGTGGATCAGGGAGAAGGAGCAGATCCTGTCCTCTGAGGATTACGGGAAGGATCTCACGGGTGCCGTCAGACTGCTGAGTCAGCACAAAGCCTTCGAAGATGAGATGAGCGGGCGAGCCGCCCACCTGCAGCAGACCATTAGACAGGGCCAGGAGCTGGTGGCCGACAACCACTTTGGAGCCGAGAAGATCAAAGAGCGGATCCAGGACATCCAG GAGCAGTGGGCGGCTCTGGAACGGCTCTCTGCTGTTCGGAAGGCTCGTCTGCAGGAAGCCTGCAACCAGCACCAGTTCCAG GCTGATGCTGACGACATCGACACATGGATGCTGGACGTTCTCCGGATCGTCTCCAGCGTCGACGTGGGCCACGATGAGTTCTCCACTCAGGCTCTGGTGAAGAAACACAAAGATGTGGCGGAGGAGATCGGCAGCTACCGACCCGTCATCGACGCGCTGCACGAGCAGGCCCGGACGCTGCCGCCGGAGAAGGCCGGCTCAGAGGAG GTCCAGAACCGGCTGGCGGGTATCGAGGAGCGATACAAGGAGGTGGCGGAGCTGACCCGGCTCAGGAAGCAGGCGCTGCAGGACGCCCTGTCGCTCTACAAGATGCTGAGTGAAGCTCGTGCCTGTGAGCTGTGGATCGATGAGAAGGAGCAGTGGCTCAACAGCACGGAGATCCCAGAGAAGCTGGAGGACCTGGAGGTCGTCCAGCACCG GTTTGAGAGTTTGGAGCCAGAGATGAACAGTCAGGCCTCTCGGGTCGCGGTGGTCAACCAGGTGGCCCGGCAGCTGGTCCACAGTGGACATCCCAGTGAGAAGGAGATCAAAGCCCAGCAGGACAAACTCAACACCAG ATGGAGTCAGTTCAGAGACCTGGTGGACCAGAAGAAGGAGAACCTTAACTCAGCTCTGGGAGTCCAGAACTACCACCTGGAGTGTAACGAGACCAAGTCCTGGATCAAGGAGAAAACTAAG GTGATCGAGTCGACCCAGGAGCTCGGGAACGACCTGGCCGGCGTCATGGCGCTGCAGAGAAAACTGACTGGGATGGAGCGGGACCTGGTGGCCATCGAGGACAAGCTGAGCGACCTGGGCAAGGAGGCGGAGCGGTTAGGTTCTGAACATGCAGAGCAGTCCAAGGCCATCAAAGAACGTCTGTCTGAGATCACGGGTGTCTGGGGCGAGATGAAG GACTCGTTGAAGAACCGTGAGGAGTCTCTGGGTGAGGCCAGCAAGCTGCAGCAGTTCCTACGAGACTTGGATGACTTCCAGTCCTGGCTTTCCCGGACCCAGACCGCCATCGCCTCTGAGGACATGCCCAACACGCTGGCCGAGGCTGAGAAGCTGCTGGCCCAGCACGAGGGCATCAAGAACGAGGTCCGCAACTACGAGGAGGACTACCAGAAGATGCGGGACATGGGTGAGATGGTGACGCAGGGTCAGACAGACGCTCAGTACATGTTCCTGAGACAGCGGCTGCAGGCGCTGGACACCGGCTGGAACGAGTTGCACAAGATGTGGGAGAACCGACAGAACCTGCTGTCCCAGTCCCATGCCTACCAGCTGTTTCTGAGGGACACCAAGCAGGCCGAGGCCTTCCTCAACAACCAG GAGTACGTCCTGGCTCATACTGAGATGCCCACCACTCTGGAGGCAGCTGAGGCCGCCATCAAGAAGCAGGAGGACTTTATGACCACTATGGATGCCAACGAGGAGAAGATCAGCGGGGTGGTCGATACTGGGCGTCGCCTGGTCACTGATGGCAATGTCAacgctgagcgaatccaggagaaggTGGACTCCATCGACCAGAG gcataAGAAGAACCGACACGCCGCCAATGACCTGCTGACCAGGCTGAAGGACAACAGAGACCTGCAGAAGTTCCTGCAGGACTGTCAGGAG CTGTCCCTGTGGATCAACGAGAAGATGCTGACGGCTCAAGACATGTCGTACGACGAGGCCAGGAACCTCCACAGCAAGTGGCTCAAACACCAGGCCTTCATGGCCGAGCTGCAGTCCAACAAGGAGTGGCTGGACAAGATCAATAAG GAAGGCCAGACGCTGATGTCAGAGAAACCTGACACGGAGGCCATGGTGAAGGAGAAGCTGTCGTCCTTGACGACCATGTGGGCTGACCTGGAGTCCACCACCCAGACCAAAGCCAAGTGTCTATTTGACGCCAACAAGGCAGAGCTGTTCACGCAGAGCTGCGCTGACCTGGATAAGTGGATGGCGGCTCTGGACGGACAGCTCCAGTCGGATGACTACGGCAAAGATCTCACCTCAGTCAACATCCTGCTGAAGAAGCAGCAG ATGCTggagagccaggtggaggtgcgtcagaaggaggtggaggagctgcagaaacAGTCCCAAGCCCTGAGCCAGGAGGGGAAAGGCTCGGAGGAGGTGGACGGTCAAAGGATCAGTGTGGAGAAGAAGTTCCACGCCCTCCAGGCACCTCTGAAGAACAGACGGGACAACCTGATGGCCTCGCGCGAGATCCACCAGTTCAACAGAGATGTGGAGGATGAGATT ctctgGGTGGAGGAGAGGATGGCTCTGGCTACCTCCACAGACCATGGACACAACCTGCAGACTGTTCAGCTGCTCATCAAGAAGAACCAG ACATTGCAGAAGGAGATCCAGGGTCACCAGCCTCGATATGACGACATCTTTGAGCGCAGCCAGCACATCCTGAGGGAGGGCAGCCCCACAGCTGAGCTGATCCGCCAACGGCTCACCGACCTCCAGTCGCTTTGGGACCAAATGAAGAAGGAGACGGAGAAGCGACATGCCCGCCTCAGCGAGGCCCACGAGGCCCAACAGTACTACTTTGATGCCGCTGAGGCAGAGGCATGGATGAGCGAACAAGagctctacatgatgtcagaggagAAGGCCAAG gaCGAGCAGAGTTCAGTGGCCATGCTGAAGAAGCATCAGATCCTAGAGCAGGCAGTGGAGGACTATGCCGACACCGTCCACCAGTTGTCCAGCACCAGCCGTGGCCTGGTGGCCGCCGAACACCCCGACAG CGAACGCATCGGGATGCGCCAGTCTCAGGTGGACAAGCTGTACGCAGGCCTGAAAGATCTGGCCGAAGAGCGTCGAGGAAAACTGGATGAGCGTTTCCGGCTTTTCCAGCTCAATCGGGAAGTGGATGACTTGGAGCAGTGGATCGCTGAAAGGGAAGTGGTGGCTGGATCTCATGAGCTTGGACAGGACTACGAGCACGTCACC ATGCTGCAGGAGCGTTTCAGAGAATTTGCCCGTGACACAGGAAACATTGGCCAGGAGCGCGTGGACGGCGTTAACCGGCTGGCAGACGATTTGATCAACTCAGGCCACGGCGATGCCGCTACCATCGCTGAGTGGAAGGACGGCCTGAACGAGGCCTGGGCTGACCTGCTGGAGCTCATTGACACCCGCACGCAGATCCTTGCTGCCTCCTATGAGCTGCACAAGTTCTACCACGATGCCAAGGAGATCCTCAACCGGATCCTGGACAAACACAAGAAGCTTCCAGAGGAGCTGGGCCGAGACCAGAACACGGTGGAGACCCTGCAGAGGATGCACACCACCTTCGAACACGACATCCAGGCTCTGGGAACGCAG GTCCGACAGCTTCAGGAAGACGCCGTCCGTCTGCAGTCGGCCTATGCCGGAGACAAAGCTGATGACATTCAGAAGAGAGAAGGAGAG GTTCTGGAGGCCTGGAGGAACCTGCTGGAGGCGGCGGAGGGCCGGCGGGTGAAGCTGGTGGACACCGGAGACAAGTTCCGCTTCTTCGGCATGGTGAGAGACCTGATGCTGTGGATGGAGGACGTGACCCGGCTCATCGAGGCCCAGGAGAAGCCGAG AGACGTGTCATCAGTGGAGCTGCTGATGAACAACCATCAGGGCATCAAGGCAGAGATCGATGCTCGAAACGACAGCTTCACTTCCTGCATCGAGCTGGGGAAAGCCCTGCTGGCCCGGAAACACTACGCTTCAGAGGAG ATTAAAGAAAAGTTGTTACAGTTGACGGACAAGAGGAAAGAGATGATTGACAAGTGGGAGGACAGATGGGAGTGGCTCCGCCTGG TCCTGGAGGTGCACCAGTTCTCTCGGGACGCAGGCGTGGCCGAGGCGTGGCTGCTGGGACAGGAGCCCTACCTGTCCAGCAGGGAGATCGGGCAGAACGTGGACGAGGTGGAGAAGCTCATCAAGCGCCATGAGGCCTTCGAGAAGTCGGCCGCCACCTGGGAGGAGCGCTTTTCAGCACTGGAGAGGCTGACCACG ATGGAACTGCTGGAGGTCCGCAGAaggcaggaggaagaggagaagaagAGACAACCAGATGAGGCTCAGGCTGCTGATGCTGCAGCTCAGAGAAG GGAGGGTGAACCGGTGTCCCAGAACGGGCTGCAGTCTGAGCAGGAGTCTCCCAGG GACGCAGTTGATGGGGGCGATGTGGTCAACGGGGTGTCAGAGCCCAGTCCCTCGGGGTCTCCTGGAGCATCTCGCAAGAGCAAACCCAGTCAGGCAGCAACTCTGCCAGCTAAAACCCAACAGGATGCACCGACGTCTCAGCTGGAGGCCTTTCTGCACCGCAAACATGAGTGGGAGGGCCACAACAAGAAGGCCTCAAACAG